ATGGTTTtagaaacaccaaaaaattcATGCATAATCTTATATGAAGGTCAATACCAAAAACTGTCGGCCATGAAAGTAAAACGAATCAAAGAGGTGTATCTAtcatctattatctattatatTATAGTAAAACAGACAtcggaaatgacacgtgtcacttcctggtgaGATTCAGtatatttgactaaaatttattaattaatcttTTGAAAATCTGTCACAAAAATAAAGCAGTGGAGCTGTAGGACAGAGGAACATAAAACTTACCATTACCAAAGCTTTGATGCTCTCTCTTTCAAGAGGGAAACCAATGGAATTTTCCTTCTGCAGCTGAAGTAAAACGTCTACAAAATCCTTACCTCCATTCTCATCATCATTATCGTATCCTGTTCGATTTAGTCGATCAGAGTGCTCTGTAAGTATCTCTTCCAGTAGCAAGTCAAAGCTTTTTGAAACTCTCTCCACCTTCGCATTCAAACCATTAAATCTATTCACCCATCCCAACCAGGGTACAAAATCTCCAACATTAAAAGTGCCAAGCAACTCCACAAACTCCTTCAAAACCACCTTAAAATCAACACCACCTTCACCATGCTGGTGATTTTCAGTGCTGTATTTTCTTCCAAATGCAACCCTGCATACAACATCATTCGTCAACACCATAAACATCGCGCTCAAATTCACAACCGATGCATTACTTTGCCGAATCTTCTCCATCAGAGAAGCTGTTTCTTCCTCTCTTATACCCCTAAAAGACCGAACTCTTTTACTGCTCAAAAGCTGAAGCACAAATATACTCTTCATCTGCCTCCAATATTCTCCATAACAGGAAGCAGCAACATCCCTGCTATTGTAAAACAGCTTATCATTTATACTAAACTTACCCCTATTGGATATTACAGCATCATGTGTTTTCATGATTTCTTTCGCTACCTTTGCAGACGAGACTACAAGTGTAGGTTTTCCGCCCAAGTATATCAACATAAGCTCACCATATCGCTCAGACCAAGATTTCAGAGTTCTGTGAGGGAGTTCACCTAGCTTAGGCAGATGTCCTAGAATCGGAAGTTTTGGTGGTGATGGCGgtaagttttgaatttttgaagaGTCTGTAAAGAGCCATTTGTAAAGGAAGAaaacaaacaagataaaagaGGGGAAAGAAAATGAAATGGGATGCATGTAAAATAACTCGTTAAATGTTTTCTCTAACATTTTTAGAACACTAAACATTTTTTCTTTTCCCTTGCTATATGGTGAATTGTACAGGTTTTGTTTCCAAGGATACAACACTGAATTAGATGGAGAAGGAACCTATGAAGATAGTTTGGATAGACTCAAAATATACAAACTCTACTATACTTGTTAATCAATTCGCCAGGTATTGTAGTGCTTTTTATAGGATATTACGTATACTTGAACTATTCATTCATGCATGCCGTCTTACTCAACGACCTAGCGCATCTTAATCAAAGTTATCGGCTTTCTTCGTAGTTTTTGCCATAAATGATTTGCTTGAAAGTCATCTAGTGTTGATCTCTGTTGTTGACATTCAAGTTTGGTATGATCTGAATTCTGAAACTAAGTATGAATACAGGTACATGAGTATGACCGCAAGCCTCTTATAAACAATAGAGTGTAAAAAAACTCTGATGATGCAATTGTTGCATTAAAAAAAGCAGAGAATGAGGAGGATAACCGTAAGAAACTTTAAACAATGTTATCTCTTTTTTCATTGCAAGGTTAGTTGTACAATTTTGACCTTAACATCCAAACTCCATCTGTTTGTCTTGTGCATTAGAGAGATGTGTACATGAATCGAATCTCGACTACATTATTCTATAAGTGGAACTCGTTAATTGCTCCCCCATATCTTAAAATCGTCTAACAATTCACTTATGTTTTGTTTGGTTAATACTTGTGTAAGGAAAGGGAAGCGCGGGAATAAGTTCACAGccaataaaataagataagataagtggaAAAAAAAGTACCTTACtagataaatataaataaaaaaaaatagtctCCAAAGTTGCACCATTTCTGGGCCTACATATTGAGAACCCCTGATTATCGTTGATTATTTAAAATACGAGTACAAAGCAACCACGATTTTGGATTTATCTAACATAAAATTTGGATGTCACGGCCCCTTCCAACTTTGAACATATAACCTCTACAAGTTTTGGTTCCGTCGAAATTTTAGAGAAAAATCAGTGGAAGTTAGATGCATAGttttatatacgaagtatgtcACAAAAGTTAcacaaataataaattaatatattCTGTACTTATTTGATACTCCTTGATGCTCCTTATGCGGTATAATTAGAGCTGTCAATTCTCAATCCGAACGGTTCAACCGTTAAACCGTTGGGTTGGTCTAATTGTTTAGAACTCAACCGTCAATAACCTGCGAGGTATAACGTACCCGAATCCGACTGATCCAATTATATTCAACTTGAACCCGCACCAACCCGAAAATATTACGTAATACTCCGTATGCGGATATTTGCATAGGTACgaatttttttctatcaatagAACGAAAATGGTGTAACCGTCACTTTAAAATAGGATCCTTTACCCCCAGACGGACAGACGGTTACTCTTTTCTTCTCCTCTCCTCTCAGTTTTCATATGGCTTGATCTGCTTATTTGGTCATATGGTATAGGACAATTGTTCTTCACTTATAAAGAAAAATGTATGGACTTTAAGGGCATCTTGAATGGTCAAACCACGTATAGCACAGATCTACATCATCAAGTATCGGACATATTGCTCGAATTGTTGGTATCGATTCAATTGATGATGGGAATTATGTTTGCAATGAAGATTATTGCATGTGTTGCCTTTTAAGTTGTACGCAGAAAACATATGCATtttttcttgtattgattgggtATATATAGACGTTTAGAACTTTGTAAACACGTAATCACTATCTAAAATGGAAAGTAATTGGGGAcgattaaaatatttaatacaCATAGTGTTGCTAATTAGATAACCAACATTTGCTATTAATTTTGTAATTTAACTATAATTTGAGCTATAGTATATTTTGAACATTCTTATTGTTTGGAAGACTCTGCATTTAGTCATGAATCATgatgcattttttttaattactcttttcggatttttcatgaaatacccccgaattatggcgtaattcaccaaatgcccctcgactttcagaaattcaccaaatgcccctcacaaatgacttaatacccaaaatacccttactaatgacgcgccgttagtcctccgttagcctaatttttaaattcaccaaatacccctattttataacttatttcatataatacccctattctgaaacttaattcaccaaatacacataacttaaaattacccattttgatgctcagcggctagtttttatgtttgaaaattagccgttgcttattgtttgcttataaaaaccccttttctgactatttattgtagtttttctattgttttgttaatttcatatcatttttgtcatgagttttctttcaaaatcatcatccacacccatgaatccacatatgtaagagtcccaaacaatttctaatattatgggaggaaatttccatctgaggctccgatacaacactcagtaagtttcaattatgatccaataagttcaggcctcatccagtaaagacaatgcactttagctgagcaaaaggccaaaaaaccccattttcaaagggatcttatgtaagtgaagctgaagtaattcaatctaaagctaacaccttaattttcttattgtccgaatggtaaagaaactaagaaatcaagttcaataacacatatatttttatcacaacctcgatttcaacttggattcatgatgtgaaaatcttgagtttggaggcaaatctttgtgccaagattcatgttttttcactggttcatgagctttggaacataccttagtttcatttttttttcttgttccctcaaatccaaaaatagacatttgtccataaatctgaccatgtcaataggacctagctcaaaagaaaagtgggaaaacctttatgcctcgactgtaaggttgagagaaagttaggagattgaagaaagatgtttggaggcagtagagacaggagacaaaagggagttaacgttaaatatgtggcatggaagcaatagaagccgaggtagctggaacatatgcgttagaataaaattaataagagctttatttttaatctgtttgcatatgttaaagatatttcccatattgaaaaaggaataccttccgattgcatggtaaatataattaattggtcacataaagaataaggtacaaaagaagtagctattttcttgaagagttgcgacgttttgaggtgtttttaggagtgttttatgttttagtgttgtaccggagcttcagattgagtgttgtatcagatattcggatgtcaaattttctcccatgataacaaaatttatttgggactcttacatatgtgaactcattgggtgtggatgatgattttgaaagaaaactcatgacaaaaatgatatgaaattaacaaaataataggaaaactacaataaaccgtcagaaaaagagtatttataagcaaacaataagcaacggctaattttcaaacacaaaaactagccgttgagcatcaaaatgagtaattttaagttattggtatttggtgaattaagtttctgaataagggtatttggtgaaataagtattaaaataggggtatttggtgaatttgaaaattaggttaacggaggactaacggcgcatcattagtaagggtattttgggtattaagtcatttgtgaggggcatttggtgaatttctgaaagtcgaggggcatttggtgaattacgccaaaattcgggggtatttcatgaaaaatccgtactCTTTTTCTCAATTTTGTAAGATCCTACAAAACTTTATAATTgtaaggcaaatttgccaaaaacaacattttataacCGAATTTAGCGagaaacaaccttttaaaaaaatgcgaaaaaaaaaagaccttaaattaaaaaaattgcaaAGAACAACCGAAACCCATTTTCTGGCGTTGACCTCACAATTCCAGCCAATTGACTCTCCGTTTTTGCGAATCACACCCCTTTTCCCTCCAAATTTCCTTCTTAAAAGCAAAATAAccccaaaaaaaatcattaactTCTTTCTTCTCTCTGTTCTTCTTCACCCAAACCCAATTTCCTCTCTTATTGCTCAAAAGGATTCGTAGAAATTGCTGGTCCAAGGTTGATTTTTTTCTCAATTCAAACATTTTCGACTATCTCCATCTACATTTTGTTAAGTTTGGTGTATTAATTTTGTGGAATTGTAGTGTATGAAAGTTAGGATCTTTTCCCCCAAATGTTTGAATTGAATCGATTAGGCTGAAATTGGCGTCTGTTAATTGGTGCAGTTACAGTAACCATGGCTCCAATGAAGGAAGTGAGATGTGGATGTGGGTTTCCCGTTTTTAAGAGGACTGCTTGGACTCATGAAAACCTGGGAAGGAAGTTAGTAGCTTGCAAATTCTACAATTCCAAAACTGGGCAAAGGGAATGCAAAAAATTTGATTGGGTTGATGAAGGTATATTTGATTGGCAAAGGAATGTTACTAATGTGCTTGTAGCGTAAAAGCATACGTTGCCAACTGATCTAGCCATTATGAGGAACATATTGGCATGTATTGAGCAAGAGATGATAGGCTAGTTGAAGAGGTTGATAGGttgaagaagaacaagggcatGATGAAGGTTGATGGCGCCAAGAATGGATGGGGGTCTGAGAATTATGATTTGGTTCAGAATAAGCTGATGGAGGTGATTAATGTATGTGCAATTGTGTCTGTTTTAGTGAGATTCACTCTTATGAAGCTATTTGGGTAGATGATAAGATGACATGCTCTTGGAGTGTTAGTCAAGTACGAAGCTAGTTTAGGTGTAATTCTTAGTTGTATTGCGATGTCTTCTTTGTAATCAAACCATTATGGTTTCGAATGAACGGAAAGTTTGCCTCATTATGTTTGCCACAATGAATTGGATTCCTAAACCTTATCGTGTTTTCTTGATTTTACATTTCCATAAAAAATGCACTGTTAAAGTGCTCGGTTTCACAAAACATGCTCGGTTTCACAATATAACTTGAAAATGCCTAAAAGGAGAGAAGTTATTCAAATAAGATCAATATAATACTTTTCCATGCCAAATTGGCTAAAATATTACAAAAGTAGTCAAATTAACAAATGTTGACTCAAACATACAAAAGTTGACTAATGTTTCAAGAGAAAAATACAAGCATCCACTTTGAATTCACTACACAACCACTAACTTCACTAAGAAGAACCACAAATTAACTAAATAATAAGGGGGTGGAGTGAGCTTTGTTGGAGGGGGTGGATTTTTCCAATTTGATCTTACCTCTCGCACCAACTTAAAGTGAAATTGTGAACCTTAATTTGGTAAAAATGACTCAGATGGATGCACAATGTCTGATTTACATGGTCCTATACTCCTAGGGTACATAGTACGGAATATGTTTTTGCTAATTTTGTTTTGCTTCATGTGTTGACCTAAAGTAATTGCTACGGTGTAGTAATTAAGTCCATAGTAAGTATTCTTCAAGTGTTCAATACGGACACACCTTACCCACTTTTTATGAACTTTgtaacacattttcttatgtaGTTTTATACATTTAGTGGAGTAGCATATTAGGGCATTCATGCAACTTTTTCCCTCGAttgaatttgaacttatttCAATGTTCTTCCTCAAATAAAGGCACAACACAACCACACAATCACACTGCAACGACCATTGTATCTTGATCCAATTCTATAAATTTTGAGGTAGATAAGAATCAATGTGAAAGAATTGGTTGAAGCTCAAGGTCGTCCATATGGAGTTATGCGCCATTGTCCCTATCAATGTGACCATCGCGTCATTTCTTTTTGATGCTATGAAGGTAATAATGAGTATTAAATTGTTTGGTGTTAATACTCTTGATAGAGATATAATCTTATGATATTTTATGTACAATAGACTTCTAGTCGCATTAGGTTTCCTAATACAATTAGGACTAATATTGTGAACCACTTGTATATATTTGATCAATGACAACACTCTAATTTAAGGAGTTTCACTAATCTAACAACTCTGTAAATGATTTTGTACaaacaataatatttataacGAACATTCTTGCTAAAATATTCTGGATGGAGTCACGCACATCTTCAAGTGTACAAACAATAATATTTGTAACGAACATTCCTGCTAAAATATTCCGGATGGAGTCACGCACACCTTCGAGTGGTGTTGTCACATAGATCATGAATGAATTCACAATTTCACAATGGCTAATTGGGTTGGGCGTGTTAAAATCTAAGAGTTAACTGGAGTTGTATGCAATGTGAACTGGAAAATAAGCATAGGTTAATCTCTCATTTTGAGGGCATAGGTTAATCTCTTATTATGAGTGAATAGGGTAAATTTTATTGGTCATTGAGAAATACCACAATTATATCAAATAagttctctctctagaaaactaTCTGACTTCTCTCTAAAAAAAGGAGCGCAAAACCTAAACCCTAAGTTTATTCCTTGGCGGCGGCCCTAGATCCGCCTCTCAACTTGGGTCGCCGGCGAGCTTCCGTCATCAAGGCTTCATCGGGGCTTCGACGTAGTTCGTTGAAGAATTTTCCTACGTTTCCGTCCAGAGTTTAGGGGAAGCGGTGGAAGCTCGTCTCCGAGGAGCGTCGTTTTAATAGCTAGTGTTCTTCAGATCCGACCGTCAACGACTCGCCAATTCGTAAACGGAGGTTAATCAGACCAGATCAACAACTTGGGGCGCCATTTTCGATTTCACCCCAAACGCAGCTGCCATAATAACGCCGGTAAAGGTAAAGTTTTGGTTAGGGTGTCTAATTTTGGATTGGAAATGCTAAATTTGGTTGTGATCTGTTTATTGGGGGTTTTTGGTTTTTTCAATTCTCAAATCTTTTCTAATCGCCGCCGTCTCGTAGTGTCGGATAACCCCGATCTTGAATGTAAAGGTAAAGATTAATAGAGGGGTCCTAATCGTCGTCGTCTCGTAGTGTCGGATTATTCCGATCTTGAAGGTAAAGGTAAAGATTAGTAGAAGGTCTCTGTTTTGGGATTGAATTGACCATTTTCGATTTTGATAGTTATCATACCTCTATGTTTTGGCTTTCTGGTGGTTTTAGATTGTAGTAGTCGTCTTGGTCTAGTAGTCCAAGTTTAGGTAGTAGTTTTTTCACGGTATGTTTAttctgttgttgttgtggttgtTTAGCTTAGTAATCTGCTTAGGGGTTGGTTGTTTTCCTGGTGTTTTTGTTGGTTCATATGCTTCCTTGGCGTGGGTGCGAGTGGGCTTCTTGTTTGAATGTCCATTGTGGGTGTATCAGTTTACAAAGGTTTTAGGTGAAGTAATTTTGGGTTCAAACCCTAGGAATAGGATGGTCAAGGGAAGAGATGCCCGACCCTTCCCCAATGTCTGGTGTCTTAGTTTTTGGGAAGTTGTTGTCCTGGGTGTTGTAAAAGATGACAACGGTAACCTTGTTAGTGGCTTTGATGGGGTTTGTGGGGGTCTATTTTATGTAGGTCTTCCATTTCTAGGTGTGGGACTATGTTGGGGGGAAGTTTGGTTTTCACGGGATTTGGGTGTTTGTTCCGATTTGGTTAATCGGAGGTCATTGGGACTGACCGTTAAGCCTCAGTTTAGGTATGCGATGAATTTCATTCTTATTGCATTCAAAAGTTCATATATGAGCGTTGCTCCCCATTTTGGGGGGATTCATAGTATGCTACTCGAATTGTGTCTCTTCCCCTTTAAAGGGAGGTTTCAAGGTTTGTTGTCTTGTGATGTTACTTTCCTTCTGTGTCTTGCATTATGTTTCGAGTGCCACATGTTATTAGAGGAACATCTCAGTTGTTTTCACCCAAGCTTCACCCTTTgtggaaaaggaaaaggaaaatggGGAAGCATGTGTATTGTAGGTTTTGGCACGCATAGTTCGAAGTGGTGCTACCTGCAACAAGAGTCCAACTGCCAAGGGCCAACTCGGAGAGCGATTACTTTAAGTTATCCTTTCAAGTTTTTGATGTTAGAGCAACTAGTGCTCATGTTGTTAATATAGTTCTTGTACAAGTCTATAAAAGCCTTGTAGTATGGTAGACTATTTCTTTTATGTATGATtaagcctatgtcaaaaaaaaaaaacgggtaAATTTTATAGGTCATGTCTTGCCTACATCGTGCATTCTTGCATATCTTATATGCCTTGAAGTTGGATAAATGTTAAAACAAAAGTAGAAAAGTtgattgaatataataaaatatggataaagtaagagaaatgtgtaaaaaggttGGTATGTGtaaggaaaaaaaatgaataaagtaagagaaagtgagtgaaattttttaaatattgtgAGGATTAAGAAAGGTAAATTTTCATGTCGAAAAAGTAATAAATCaaaatgtaaaaaacattattaaatagactaaaacggaaaatgtaaagaacattttgaaacggagaccAGGACATGACTCAAGCCCACATGTCAATTTTCATGTACGTACTTATCTAATAGGCTAATAATATATGAAATTTACTTGATTACAATCTTTTCCTTTCTACTTCGTATTAGCCAAGTTGCATAAACACGTTGttataatacggagtatcttGTCCCTAGTCGAGTTATAGGTGGTTTGCGGGTTTGAGTTGGATGACCCGTGAATCGAGATCATGGTGACTTGATTCATTAGACTGGGTCGGCAACATGGCACATAGTGTTAGAACAAACATCGAACTAGGTTTGTCATAAATTTAGGGTATGGTTGGTCTTCGCTTGTTTAGGTGGGTTTGCTTGGCCGTAGAAGTGGTTTCTGAAACTAATTAAGGCTATATTTTTCACCCACTTTTTTCATTATTCTGACTCACACAAGACTCTCCCTATTTTTTATACATTATCATCAGACTCGTTTCATACTTAATTACCAAAACtcctaaaataatattttatgtatatatctatttttttggtacatttctaattaaataaaaagataattaaGTGTGATGATGTGGCATTATTTGGTTTAGTTGGAGAAAAAAGTGGAGTCTTAAGTAGTTTTGGATTTTCAAAACCACTTTCAAACTTGTTGTAATCTTTTACCACATTTTCCCAATGGATAAATTCACCCTAAGTTGTGTTTAAATAGGGATCACGTGGGTCGAGTTGTGCTAAGGTAGGTTGGGCTTTCCATATTTGGCATTTTCAACATATACAATACTTTTAATTAGTTACGTTAGCATGAAAGCTTAGGCCTCATTTGGTATCATGACCAGTTTttagtattattttatttattgtaaaACACATATGATTAAGATTGAATCAtgaagtaaaataaataatcgTACCTAAAGTAATGGTGTTGATTatgaaaactgacaacaaaaaactgaaaactgcCTTTTATGCTTTTCATATTTTGTTTTATACTTAAAAAAAGATAAACAGAAATCTATAAACAAAAAAACGATACCGAATGAGGCCTAAAGAATTGAGGGAAATTTGTTAGCGGGTGGTCTAGGTGATTGGGTTGTTTGTGTCATATGGGGGTAAACTGAGTAGGTTAGTGCGTTTAGTTAGTTTTGTTGTGTTGGTCGTGAAGGGTTGTATCGCGTTAGATATGCTGGATCGAAGTGGGCTAACTTGAAAAAATTGGATTCGCAACACTTATGCCTATCCTCGAATATTGCCAGGTCTCATATCATTTGAATCCAGGTTCTAACATATTTGACCCACCAGTCATGTGGGTTGAGGTGGATTGAGTGCCACCGGCCCAATAACCCCATCTCTGGTTGTTGGGTTAGTTCTGGTAAAAGACGTATGTTAACTAGTAAACTGCGAATTATCAAACAACATACATCACCCTCGCCAACTTCCTACCT
This sequence is a window from Spinacia oleracea cultivar Varoflay chromosome 1, BTI_SOV_V1, whole genome shotgun sequence. Protein-coding genes within it:
- the LOC110802383 gene encoding cytochrome P450 736A117-like, which encodes MFSVLKMLEKTFNELFYMHPISFSFPSFILFVFFLYKWLFTDSSKIQNLPPSPPKLPILGHLPKLGELPHRTLKSWSERYGELMLIYLGGKPTLVVSSAKVAKEIMKTHDAVISNRGKFSINDKLFYNSRDVAASCYGEYWRQMKSIFVLQLLSSKRVRSFRGIREEETASLMEKIRQSNASVVNLSAMFMVLTNDVVCRVAFGRKYSTENHQHGEGGVDFKVVLKEFVELLGTFNVGDFVPWLGWVNRFNGLNAKVERVSKSFDLLLEEILTEHSDRLNRTGYDNDDENGGKDFVDVLLQLQKENSIGFPLERESIKALVMDAFAAGTDTTYTVLEWAMTELLIKPRIMEEVQKEVRGIGGEKDHITEDDLEKMKYLKAVTKETLRMYPPIPLLVPRESTEDVKINGYDVAARTLIFVNAWAVQRDPAIWEEPEEFRPERFMNSTIELKRQDFELIPFGGGRRMCPGMSFAMANNELVLANLVHKFDWALPVGVNAETLDMSECTGLTIHRKTPLLAVATPHVY